A genomic segment from Nodularia sphaerocarpa UHCC 0038 encodes:
- a CDS encoding phage antirepressor KilAC domain-containing protein, whose translation MTNLNITIQSQIKATVESDKEFAVPFEDAWQWLEYSKKSNAKRALVANFEEGVDYSSLLTIEQREIGATRVEEIYLTKDCLKQLSMLSGTAKGKAVRLYFIECEKQLQAIRAKSVLKLPETYIQALECLLASEKEKEALALVAADAQAKIIHLTPKAQMFDVIADSGKCLTVGEVSKLLSISGMGRNNLFHFLRSENILQEDNLPYQRFINSKHFTVAEKSNKYNNEVYLVTLVTQKGVYFIKRRLEKAGWVSNKLTA comes from the coding sequence ATGACAAACTTAAATATTACAATCCAATCTCAAATTAAAGCTACAGTTGAAAGTGATAAGGAGTTTGCAGTTCCATTTGAAGATGCTTGGCAATGGTTGGAATACTCTAAGAAAAGTAATGCCAAAAGAGCATTGGTAGCTAACTTTGAAGAAGGTGTAGACTATTCCTCACTTCTCACAATTGAGCAGCGAGAAATTGGAGCTACTAGAGTTGAAGAAATCTACCTAACTAAAGATTGTTTAAAGCAGTTATCTATGTTGTCTGGTACTGCTAAAGGTAAGGCGGTCAGACTTTACTTTATTGAATGTGAAAAACAATTACAAGCTATTAGAGCTAAGTCAGTATTAAAATTACCTGAGACTTATATTCAAGCTTTAGAGTGTTTACTAGCCTCAGAGAAAGAGAAGGAAGCTTTAGCATTAGTGGCGGCTGATGCTCAAGCTAAGATAATTCATCTGACTCCAAAGGCTCAAATGTTTGATGTGATTGCAGACTCAGGTAAATGTTTAACAGTAGGGGAAGTATCTAAATTGCTTTCAATTTCAGGAATGGGAAGAAACAATCTTTTTCATTTTCTTAGATCTGAAAATATACTACAAGAAGACAACCTACCTTACCAACGGTTTATAAATTCAAAGCATTTTACTGTAGCTGAAAAGTCTAATAAATATAATAATGAAGTTTATTTAGTGACTTTGGTTACTCAAAAAGGTGTATACTTTATTAAGCGGAGATTAGAAAAAGCGGGTTGGGTTTCTAATAAGCTGACTGCTTAA